The Impatiens glandulifera chromosome 8, dImpGla2.1, whole genome shotgun sequence genome includes a window with the following:
- the LOC124911308 gene encoding hexokinase-1-like, with product MGRAIVCAVAVSAAVVCAATVLLVRHRMRNSGRWAKAMAILGELNDKCGTPIGKLRQVADAMTVEMHAGLASEGGSKLKMLISYVDNLPTGHEKGWFYALDLGGTNFRVLRVHLGGKEKGVMTQEFEEVSIPPLLMIGNADALFDFIAQALAKFVSTETEDFHLPTGRQREIGFTFSFPVKQTSISSGTLIKWTKGFSIEDAVGQDIVAELTKALDRVGLDMRVTALVNDTIGTLAGGRYYHPDVIAAVILGTGTNAAYVERAQAIPKWHGLLSKSGEMVINMEWGNFRSTHLPLTEYDFALDNESLNPGEQIFEKIISGMYLGEIVRRVLLRMAEEAAFFGDDIPMKLKIPFILRTPDMSAMHHDTSPDLKVVATKLKDILEISNTSIKTRKMIIELCEIIAVRGARLAAAGIYGILKKLGRDTVKEGEKQKSVIALDGGLFEHYSKFSSSMETSLMDLLGPITSETIVIEHANDGSGIGAALLAASHSQFSEIASSSNLVKTVV from the exons ATGGGGAGGGCAATTGTATGCGCCGTGGCTGTATCTGCGGCGGTGGTATGTGCAGCCACGGTGCTGCTTGTGCGCCACCGCATGCGGAATTCCGGCAGGTGGGCCAAAGCGATGGCGATACTGGGTGAGCTGAATGACAAATGTGGGACTCCTATTGGTAAGCTGAGGCAAGTCGCTGACGCTATGACGGTTGAGATGCACGCAGGTCTCGCTTCCGAAGGTGGCAGCAAGCTTAAGATGCTTATCAGCTACGTTGATAATCTACCCACCGG GCATGAGAAAGGCTGGTTTTATGCATTGGACTTGGGTGGCACAAACTTCAGAGTTTTACGTGTTCATTTGGGTGGAAAAGAGAAGGGCGTTATGACACAAGAATTTGAAGAAGTCTCGATCCCTCCACTTTTAATGATTGGGAATGCAGAT GCATTATTTGACTTCATAGCCCAGGCACTTGCTAAATTTGTTTCTACAGAAACTGAGGATTTTCATCTTCCAACTGGTAGACAAAGGGAAATTGGTTTTACCTTTTCATTCCCAGTTAAACAGACTTCCATTTCTTCTGGGACTCTCATCAAATGGACCAAAGGTTTCTCAATTGAAGACGCG gtTGGACAAGACATCGTCGCTGAATTAACAAAAGCCTTGGACCGAGTTGGCCTTGATATGCGTGTGACAGCCCTG GTCAACGATACCATTGGAACACTAGCAGGCGGCAGATACTACCACCCGGATGTCATAGCTGCAGTTATTTTAGGAACCGGAACAAATGCAGCCTATGTTGAGAGGGCTCAAGCAATTCCCAAATGGCATGGACTTCTATCTAAATCAGGAGAAATG GTTATTAACATGGAGTGGGGTAACTTTCGCTCTACTCATCTTCCCTTAACTGAATACGATTTTGCACTCGATAACGAGAGTTTGAATCCAGGTGAACAG ATTTTTGAGAAGATCATTTCTGGAATGTATTTGGGAGAAATAGTTCGCCGTGTGCTTCTTAGAATGGCTGAAGAAGCTGCCTTTTTTGGCGACGACATTCCTATGAAATTGAAAATTCCATTTATATTGAG AACTCCTGATATGTCTGCAATGCACCACGACACATCTCCCGACCTCAAGGTGGTGGCGACGAAGCTAAAAGATATATTGGAG aTATCTAACACCTCGATCAAAACCAGAAAAATGATAATCGAGCTCTGTGAAATCATCGCAGTTCGTGGGGCCCGCCTTGCGGCCGCTGGAATCTACGGAATCCTTAAGAAACTGGGGAGAGACACAGTGAAGGAGGGGGAGAAACAAAAATCAGTCATAGCATTGGATGGGGGACTGTTTGAACACTACTCGAAATTCAGCAGTTCCATGGAGACTTCACTTATGGATTTGCTTGGACCAATTACTTCGGAAACCATAGTTATTGAGCATGCAAACGACGGTTCTGGCATTGGAGCAGCTCTCTTGGCTGCTTCACATTCTCAATTTTCAGAGATTGCCTCGTCTTCAAATTTGGTGAAAACTGTCGTGTAG